One window of Cucurbita pepo subsp. pepo cultivar mu-cu-16 chromosome LG19, ASM280686v2, whole genome shotgun sequence genomic DNA carries:
- the LOC111781500 gene encoding E3 ubiquitin-protein ligase Praja-2-like isoform X2, whose protein sequence is MSSSRMLEMDIDLQGILEEFLQSTAHVMDNNELVDERGLNQSPTCACCERFLVLDNDVSGEPEAIGICSDCKFLLLEDMEFPEQDSYNRALPRGRRTRHGSSESLESRFSQEFSHMINLVRQSQSSISSYGDRYADGSNATYATQDSSLLMSPNQSRRWHRANSDSENDGLDSIDSMFRESGSNFSFGSYRHSYGDIDFVSYRTYGGDSDASMDGRSSLDTDVFVFPGDGFNDTDIDIDPMRAGVGDWDLSDEEEDLGELTEADTEQDALEVESSQARPPLQDFQVSSASGRVNSGNWNEQLSSPEYELERIRRNGRFYSNMNYSQSELLSFVENFGEYLDQQGFEQLLEQIAMTTSSRRGAPPAAVSSVKNLPLLVISKEHLKHDNISCAICKDFLHVSVEVNQLPCLHLYHPSCIMPWLSTRNSCPLCRYELPTDDRDYEEGKRSSINTAEVQVVGANLEFRTSQGEELNNIDSAVNNSNNSGRHDGIRSWVFVAAPIVGLAGIALMLWFGSPRCDQRVPGGQAADRRQLDAHIADALNQRENRSRRWW, encoded by the exons ATGAGTTCGAGCCGAATGTTGGAG ATGGACATTGACTTACAAGGAATCTTGGAGGAGTTTCTTCAATCCACTGCTCATGTGATGGACAATAATGAACTAGTTGATGAACGTGGTCTAAATCAATCGCCAACTTGTGCATGTTGCGAACGATTCCTAGTACTTGATAACGATGTCAGTGGTGAACCTGAAGCCATTGGTATATGTAGCGATTGTAAGTTTTTGTTACTTGAAGATATGGAATTCCCTGAACAGGATTCTTATAATAGGGCGTTGccaagaggaagaagaacaaggcATGGTAGTTCAGAGTCTCTTGAAAGTCGTTTTTCGCAGGAATTCTCCCATATGATTAACTTGGTGAGGCAAAGTCAGTCGAGTATCTCTAGCTACGGGGATCGGTATGCAGATGGTTCTAATGCTACTTATGCTACGCAGGACTCGAGTTTGCTTATGAGCCCCAATCAATCTAGAAGATGGCATCGAGCAAACTCTGATTCTGAAAATGATGGTTTAGATAGTATTGACTCTATGTTTCGAGAGAGTGGATCAAATTTCAGTTTTGGGTCTTACAGACATTCTTATGGTgatattgattttgtttcgTACAGAACTTATGGGGGTGACTCGGACGCTTCCATGGATGGACGAAGTTCCTTGGACACAGATGTTTTCGTTTTTCCTGGTGATGGATTCAATGATACCGATATAGACATTGATCCTATGCGTGCTGGTGTCGGCGATTGGGACTTGAGTGATGAGGAGGAGGATCTTGGTGAATTAACAGAAGCTGACACAGAGCAAGATGCACTCGAAGTAGAATCTTCTCAAGCTAGGCCTCCACTTCAAGATTTTCAAGTTTCTAGTGCTTCTGGGAGAGTTAACTCTGGTAATTGGAATGAACAACTTTCTTCACCAGAATACGAACTCGAGCGAATCAGGAGGAATGGGCGATTTTATTCGAACATGAACTATTCACAGTCGGAATTACTATCTTTCGTTGAGAATTTTGGTGAATATCTTGACCAACAAGGCTTTGAACAACTTCTTGAGCAAATTGCCATGACAACCAGCTCAAGACGCGGAGCACCTCCTGCAGCTGTCTCTTCAGTGAAAAATCTCCCACTTTTGGTGATTTCTAAAGAACATTTGAAACATGACAATATATCCTGTGCAATTTGTAAGGATTTCTTACATGTGAGCGTCGAAGTGAATCAACTACCTTGCCTTCATCTCTACCACCCTTCCTGCATCATGCCGTGGTTGAGTACACGGAATTCGTGCCCCCTTTGTCGATATGAGCTTCCAACCGACGATCGAGATTACGAAGAGGGAAAGCGAAGTAGTATCAATACAGCAGAGGTCCAAGTAGTTGGAGCAAATCTAGAGTTTAGAACCAGCCAAGGAGAGGAGCTGAACAACATAGACTCTGCAGTTAATAACAGTAACAATTCAGGCAGACACGACGGTATAAGAAGTTGGGTGTTCGTGGCTGCTCCGATCGTTGGTCTTGCAGGTATAGCCCTGATGTTATGGTTTGGTAGCCCTCGGTGTGATCAAAGAGTACCCGGAGGCCAAGCTGCAGACAGAAGGCAACTTGATGCTCACATTGCTGATGCATTGAACCAAAGAGAGAACAGAAGCAGGAGATGGTGGTGA
- the LOC111781500 gene encoding E3 ubiquitin-protein ligase Praja-2-like isoform X3 yields MVNEAMDIDLQGILEEFLQSTAHVMDNNELVDERGLNQSPTCACCERFLVLDNDVSGEPEAIGICSDCKFLLLEDMEFPEQDSYNRALPRGRRTRHGSSESLESRFSQEFSHMINLVRQSQSSISSYGDRYADGSNATYATQDSSLLMSPNQSRRWHRANSDSENDGLDSIDSMFRESGSNFSFGSYRHSYGDIDFVSYRTYGGDSDASMDGRSSLDTDVFVFPGDGFNDTDIDIDPMRAGVGDWDLSDEEEDLGELTEADTEQDALEVESSQARPPLQDFQVSSASGRVNSGNWNEQLSSPEYELERIRRNGRFYSNMNYSQSELLSFVENFGEYLDQQGFEQLLEQIAMTTSSRRGAPPAAVSSVKNLPLLVISKEHLKHDNISCAICKDFLHVSVEVNQLPCLHLYHPSCIMPWLSTRNSCPLCRYELPTDDRDYEEGKRSSINTAEVQVVGANLEFRTSQGEELNNIDSAVNNSNNSGRHDGIRSWVFVAAPIVGLAGIALMLWFGSPRCDQRVPGGQAADRRQLDAHIADALNQRENRSRRWW; encoded by the exons ATGGTGAATGAAGCG ATGGACATTGACTTACAAGGAATCTTGGAGGAGTTTCTTCAATCCACTGCTCATGTGATGGACAATAATGAACTAGTTGATGAACGTGGTCTAAATCAATCGCCAACTTGTGCATGTTGCGAACGATTCCTAGTACTTGATAACGATGTCAGTGGTGAACCTGAAGCCATTGGTATATGTAGCGATTGTAAGTTTTTGTTACTTGAAGATATGGAATTCCCTGAACAGGATTCTTATAATAGGGCGTTGccaagaggaagaagaacaaggcATGGTAGTTCAGAGTCTCTTGAAAGTCGTTTTTCGCAGGAATTCTCCCATATGATTAACTTGGTGAGGCAAAGTCAGTCGAGTATCTCTAGCTACGGGGATCGGTATGCAGATGGTTCTAATGCTACTTATGCTACGCAGGACTCGAGTTTGCTTATGAGCCCCAATCAATCTAGAAGATGGCATCGAGCAAACTCTGATTCTGAAAATGATGGTTTAGATAGTATTGACTCTATGTTTCGAGAGAGTGGATCAAATTTCAGTTTTGGGTCTTACAGACATTCTTATGGTgatattgattttgtttcgTACAGAACTTATGGGGGTGACTCGGACGCTTCCATGGATGGACGAAGTTCCTTGGACACAGATGTTTTCGTTTTTCCTGGTGATGGATTCAATGATACCGATATAGACATTGATCCTATGCGTGCTGGTGTCGGCGATTGGGACTTGAGTGATGAGGAGGAGGATCTTGGTGAATTAACAGAAGCTGACACAGAGCAAGATGCACTCGAAGTAGAATCTTCTCAAGCTAGGCCTCCACTTCAAGATTTTCAAGTTTCTAGTGCTTCTGGGAGAGTTAACTCTGGTAATTGGAATGAACAACTTTCTTCACCAGAATACGAACTCGAGCGAATCAGGAGGAATGGGCGATTTTATTCGAACATGAACTATTCACAGTCGGAATTACTATCTTTCGTTGAGAATTTTGGTGAATATCTTGACCAACAAGGCTTTGAACAACTTCTTGAGCAAATTGCCATGACAACCAGCTCAAGACGCGGAGCACCTCCTGCAGCTGTCTCTTCAGTGAAAAATCTCCCACTTTTGGTGATTTCTAAAGAACATTTGAAACATGACAATATATCCTGTGCAATTTGTAAGGATTTCTTACATGTGAGCGTCGAAGTGAATCAACTACCTTGCCTTCATCTCTACCACCCTTCCTGCATCATGCCGTGGTTGAGTACACGGAATTCGTGCCCCCTTTGTCGATATGAGCTTCCAACCGACGATCGAGATTACGAAGAGGGAAAGCGAAGTAGTATCAATACAGCAGAGGTCCAAGTAGTTGGAGCAAATCTAGAGTTTAGAACCAGCCAAGGAGAGGAGCTGAACAACATAGACTCTGCAGTTAATAACAGTAACAATTCAGGCAGACACGACGGTATAAGAAGTTGGGTGTTCGTGGCTGCTCCGATCGTTGGTCTTGCAGGTATAGCCCTGATGTTATGGTTTGGTAGCCCTCGGTGTGATCAAAGAGTACCCGGAGGCCAAGCTGCAGACAGAAGGCAACTTGATGCTCACATTGCTGATGCATTGAACCAAAGAGAGAACAGAAGCAGGAGATGGTGGTGA
- the LOC111781500 gene encoding E3 ubiquitin-protein ligase Praja-2-like isoform X1 — translation MKRYQLRMRMDIDLQGILEEFLQSTAHVMDNNELVDERGLNQSPTCACCERFLVLDNDVSGEPEAIGICSDCKFLLLEDMEFPEQDSYNRALPRGRRTRHGSSESLESRFSQEFSHMINLVRQSQSSISSYGDRYADGSNATYATQDSSLLMSPNQSRRWHRANSDSENDGLDSIDSMFRESGSNFSFGSYRHSYGDIDFVSYRTYGGDSDASMDGRSSLDTDVFVFPGDGFNDTDIDIDPMRAGVGDWDLSDEEEDLGELTEADTEQDALEVESSQARPPLQDFQVSSASGRVNSGNWNEQLSSPEYELERIRRNGRFYSNMNYSQSELLSFVENFGEYLDQQGFEQLLEQIAMTTSSRRGAPPAAVSSVKNLPLLVISKEHLKHDNISCAICKDFLHVSVEVNQLPCLHLYHPSCIMPWLSTRNSCPLCRYELPTDDRDYEEGKRSSINTAEVQVVGANLEFRTSQGEELNNIDSAVNNSNNSGRHDGIRSWVFVAAPIVGLAGIALMLWFGSPRCDQRVPGGQAADRRQLDAHIADALNQRENRSRRWW, via the exons ATGAAGCGGTATCAATTGAGAATGAGA ATGGACATTGACTTACAAGGAATCTTGGAGGAGTTTCTTCAATCCACTGCTCATGTGATGGACAATAATGAACTAGTTGATGAACGTGGTCTAAATCAATCGCCAACTTGTGCATGTTGCGAACGATTCCTAGTACTTGATAACGATGTCAGTGGTGAACCTGAAGCCATTGGTATATGTAGCGATTGTAAGTTTTTGTTACTTGAAGATATGGAATTCCCTGAACAGGATTCTTATAATAGGGCGTTGccaagaggaagaagaacaaggcATGGTAGTTCAGAGTCTCTTGAAAGTCGTTTTTCGCAGGAATTCTCCCATATGATTAACTTGGTGAGGCAAAGTCAGTCGAGTATCTCTAGCTACGGGGATCGGTATGCAGATGGTTCTAATGCTACTTATGCTACGCAGGACTCGAGTTTGCTTATGAGCCCCAATCAATCTAGAAGATGGCATCGAGCAAACTCTGATTCTGAAAATGATGGTTTAGATAGTATTGACTCTATGTTTCGAGAGAGTGGATCAAATTTCAGTTTTGGGTCTTACAGACATTCTTATGGTgatattgattttgtttcgTACAGAACTTATGGGGGTGACTCGGACGCTTCCATGGATGGACGAAGTTCCTTGGACACAGATGTTTTCGTTTTTCCTGGTGATGGATTCAATGATACCGATATAGACATTGATCCTATGCGTGCTGGTGTCGGCGATTGGGACTTGAGTGATGAGGAGGAGGATCTTGGTGAATTAACAGAAGCTGACACAGAGCAAGATGCACTCGAAGTAGAATCTTCTCAAGCTAGGCCTCCACTTCAAGATTTTCAAGTTTCTAGTGCTTCTGGGAGAGTTAACTCTGGTAATTGGAATGAACAACTTTCTTCACCAGAATACGAACTCGAGCGAATCAGGAGGAATGGGCGATTTTATTCGAACATGAACTATTCACAGTCGGAATTACTATCTTTCGTTGAGAATTTTGGTGAATATCTTGACCAACAAGGCTTTGAACAACTTCTTGAGCAAATTGCCATGACAACCAGCTCAAGACGCGGAGCACCTCCTGCAGCTGTCTCTTCAGTGAAAAATCTCCCACTTTTGGTGATTTCTAAAGAACATTTGAAACATGACAATATATCCTGTGCAATTTGTAAGGATTTCTTACATGTGAGCGTCGAAGTGAATCAACTACCTTGCCTTCATCTCTACCACCCTTCCTGCATCATGCCGTGGTTGAGTACACGGAATTCGTGCCCCCTTTGTCGATATGAGCTTCCAACCGACGATCGAGATTACGAAGAGGGAAAGCGAAGTAGTATCAATACAGCAGAGGTCCAAGTAGTTGGAGCAAATCTAGAGTTTAGAACCAGCCAAGGAGAGGAGCTGAACAACATAGACTCTGCAGTTAATAACAGTAACAATTCAGGCAGACACGACGGTATAAGAAGTTGGGTGTTCGTGGCTGCTCCGATCGTTGGTCTTGCAGGTATAGCCCTGATGTTATGGTTTGGTAGCCCTCGGTGTGATCAAAGAGTACCCGGAGGCCAAGCTGCAGACAGAAGGCAACTTGATGCTCACATTGCTGATGCATTGAACCAAAGAGAGAACAGAAGCAGGAGATGGTGGTGA
- the LOC111781500 gene encoding E3 ubiquitin-protein ligase Praja-2-like isoform X5, with amino-acid sequence MKRYQLRMRMDIDLQGILEEFLQSTAHVMDNNELVDERGLNQSPTCACCERFLVLDNDVSGEPEAIGICSDCKFLLLEDMEFPEQDSYNRALPRGRRTRHGSSESLESRFSQEFSHMINLDSSLLMSPNQSRRWHRANSDSENDGLDSIDSMFRESGSNFSFGSYRHSYGDIDFVSYRTYGGDSDASMDGRSSLDTDVFVFPGDGFNDTDIDIDPMRAGVGDWDLSDEEEDLGELTEADTEQDALEVESSQARPPLQDFQVSSASGRVNSGNWNEQLSSPEYELERIRRNGRFYSNMNYSQSELLSFVENFGEYLDQQGFEQLLEQIAMTTSSRRGAPPAAVSSVKNLPLLVISKEHLKHDNISCAICKDFLHVSVEVNQLPCLHLYHPSCIMPWLSTRNSCPLCRYELPTDDRDYEEGKRSSINTAEVQVVGANLEFRTSQGEELNNIDSAVNNSNNSGRHDGIRSWVFVAAPIVGLAGIALMLWFGSPRCDQRVPGGQAADRRQLDAHIADALNQRENRSRRWW; translated from the exons ATGAAGCGGTATCAATTGAGAATGAGA ATGGACATTGACTTACAAGGAATCTTGGAGGAGTTTCTTCAATCCACTGCTCATGTGATGGACAATAATGAACTAGTTGATGAACGTGGTCTAAATCAATCGCCAACTTGTGCATGTTGCGAACGATTCCTAGTACTTGATAACGATGTCAGTGGTGAACCTGAAGCCATTGGTATATGTAGCGATTGTAAGTTTTTGTTACTTGAAGATATGGAATTCCCTGAACAGGATTCTTATAATAGGGCGTTGccaagaggaagaagaacaaggcATGGTAGTTCAGAGTCTCTTGAAAGTCGTTTTTCGCAGGAATTCTCCCATATGATTAACTTG GACTCGAGTTTGCTTATGAGCCCCAATCAATCTAGAAGATGGCATCGAGCAAACTCTGATTCTGAAAATGATGGTTTAGATAGTATTGACTCTATGTTTCGAGAGAGTGGATCAAATTTCAGTTTTGGGTCTTACAGACATTCTTATGGTgatattgattttgtttcgTACAGAACTTATGGGGGTGACTCGGACGCTTCCATGGATGGACGAAGTTCCTTGGACACAGATGTTTTCGTTTTTCCTGGTGATGGATTCAATGATACCGATATAGACATTGATCCTATGCGTGCTGGTGTCGGCGATTGGGACTTGAGTGATGAGGAGGAGGATCTTGGTGAATTAACAGAAGCTGACACAGAGCAAGATGCACTCGAAGTAGAATCTTCTCAAGCTAGGCCTCCACTTCAAGATTTTCAAGTTTCTAGTGCTTCTGGGAGAGTTAACTCTGGTAATTGGAATGAACAACTTTCTTCACCAGAATACGAACTCGAGCGAATCAGGAGGAATGGGCGATTTTATTCGAACATGAACTATTCACAGTCGGAATTACTATCTTTCGTTGAGAATTTTGGTGAATATCTTGACCAACAAGGCTTTGAACAACTTCTTGAGCAAATTGCCATGACAACCAGCTCAAGACGCGGAGCACCTCCTGCAGCTGTCTCTTCAGTGAAAAATCTCCCACTTTTGGTGATTTCTAAAGAACATTTGAAACATGACAATATATCCTGTGCAATTTGTAAGGATTTCTTACATGTGAGCGTCGAAGTGAATCAACTACCTTGCCTTCATCTCTACCACCCTTCCTGCATCATGCCGTGGTTGAGTACACGGAATTCGTGCCCCCTTTGTCGATATGAGCTTCCAACCGACGATCGAGATTACGAAGAGGGAAAGCGAAGTAGTATCAATACAGCAGAGGTCCAAGTAGTTGGAGCAAATCTAGAGTTTAGAACCAGCCAAGGAGAGGAGCTGAACAACATAGACTCTGCAGTTAATAACAGTAACAATTCAGGCAGACACGACGGTATAAGAAGTTGGGTGTTCGTGGCTGCTCCGATCGTTGGTCTTGCAGGTATAGCCCTGATGTTATGGTTTGGTAGCCCTCGGTGTGATCAAAGAGTACCCGGAGGCCAAGCTGCAGACAGAAGGCAACTTGATGCTCACATTGCTGATGCATTGAACCAAAGAGAGAACAGAAGCAGGAGATGGTGGTGA
- the LOC111781500 gene encoding E3 ubiquitin-protein ligase Praja-2-like isoform X4, with translation MDIDLQGILEEFLQSTAHVMDNNELVDERGLNQSPTCACCERFLVLDNDVSGEPEAIGICSDCKFLLLEDMEFPEQDSYNRALPRGRRTRHGSSESLESRFSQEFSHMINLVRQSQSSISSYGDRYADGSNATYATQDSSLLMSPNQSRRWHRANSDSENDGLDSIDSMFRESGSNFSFGSYRHSYGDIDFVSYRTYGGDSDASMDGRSSLDTDVFVFPGDGFNDTDIDIDPMRAGVGDWDLSDEEEDLGELTEADTEQDALEVESSQARPPLQDFQVSSASGRVNSGNWNEQLSSPEYELERIRRNGRFYSNMNYSQSELLSFVENFGEYLDQQGFEQLLEQIAMTTSSRRGAPPAAVSSVKNLPLLVISKEHLKHDNISCAICKDFLHVSVEVNQLPCLHLYHPSCIMPWLSTRNSCPLCRYELPTDDRDYEEGKRSSINTAEVQVVGANLEFRTSQGEELNNIDSAVNNSNNSGRHDGIRSWVFVAAPIVGLAGIALMLWFGSPRCDQRVPGGQAADRRQLDAHIADALNQRENRSRRWW, from the coding sequence ATGGACATTGACTTACAAGGAATCTTGGAGGAGTTTCTTCAATCCACTGCTCATGTGATGGACAATAATGAACTAGTTGATGAACGTGGTCTAAATCAATCGCCAACTTGTGCATGTTGCGAACGATTCCTAGTACTTGATAACGATGTCAGTGGTGAACCTGAAGCCATTGGTATATGTAGCGATTGTAAGTTTTTGTTACTTGAAGATATGGAATTCCCTGAACAGGATTCTTATAATAGGGCGTTGccaagaggaagaagaacaaggcATGGTAGTTCAGAGTCTCTTGAAAGTCGTTTTTCGCAGGAATTCTCCCATATGATTAACTTGGTGAGGCAAAGTCAGTCGAGTATCTCTAGCTACGGGGATCGGTATGCAGATGGTTCTAATGCTACTTATGCTACGCAGGACTCGAGTTTGCTTATGAGCCCCAATCAATCTAGAAGATGGCATCGAGCAAACTCTGATTCTGAAAATGATGGTTTAGATAGTATTGACTCTATGTTTCGAGAGAGTGGATCAAATTTCAGTTTTGGGTCTTACAGACATTCTTATGGTgatattgattttgtttcgTACAGAACTTATGGGGGTGACTCGGACGCTTCCATGGATGGACGAAGTTCCTTGGACACAGATGTTTTCGTTTTTCCTGGTGATGGATTCAATGATACCGATATAGACATTGATCCTATGCGTGCTGGTGTCGGCGATTGGGACTTGAGTGATGAGGAGGAGGATCTTGGTGAATTAACAGAAGCTGACACAGAGCAAGATGCACTCGAAGTAGAATCTTCTCAAGCTAGGCCTCCACTTCAAGATTTTCAAGTTTCTAGTGCTTCTGGGAGAGTTAACTCTGGTAATTGGAATGAACAACTTTCTTCACCAGAATACGAACTCGAGCGAATCAGGAGGAATGGGCGATTTTATTCGAACATGAACTATTCACAGTCGGAATTACTATCTTTCGTTGAGAATTTTGGTGAATATCTTGACCAACAAGGCTTTGAACAACTTCTTGAGCAAATTGCCATGACAACCAGCTCAAGACGCGGAGCACCTCCTGCAGCTGTCTCTTCAGTGAAAAATCTCCCACTTTTGGTGATTTCTAAAGAACATTTGAAACATGACAATATATCCTGTGCAATTTGTAAGGATTTCTTACATGTGAGCGTCGAAGTGAATCAACTACCTTGCCTTCATCTCTACCACCCTTCCTGCATCATGCCGTGGTTGAGTACACGGAATTCGTGCCCCCTTTGTCGATATGAGCTTCCAACCGACGATCGAGATTACGAAGAGGGAAAGCGAAGTAGTATCAATACAGCAGAGGTCCAAGTAGTTGGAGCAAATCTAGAGTTTAGAACCAGCCAAGGAGAGGAGCTGAACAACATAGACTCTGCAGTTAATAACAGTAACAATTCAGGCAGACACGACGGTATAAGAAGTTGGGTGTTCGTGGCTGCTCCGATCGTTGGTCTTGCAGGTATAGCCCTGATGTTATGGTTTGGTAGCCCTCGGTGTGATCAAAGAGTACCCGGAGGCCAAGCTGCAGACAGAAGGCAACTTGATGCTCACATTGCTGATGCATTGAACCAAAGAGAGAACAGAAGCAGGAGATGGTGGTGA
- the LOC111781500 gene encoding E3 ubiquitin-protein ligase Praja-2-like isoform X6 yields the protein MALPRGRRTRHGSSESLESRFSQEFSHMINLVRQSQSSISSYGDRYADGSNATYATQDSSLLMSPNQSRRWHRANSDSENDGLDSIDSMFRESGSNFSFGSYRHSYGDIDFVSYRTYGGDSDASMDGRSSLDTDVFVFPGDGFNDTDIDIDPMRAGVGDWDLSDEEEDLGELTEADTEQDALEVESSQARPPLQDFQVSSASGRVNSGNWNEQLSSPEYELERIRRNGRFYSNMNYSQSELLSFVENFGEYLDQQGFEQLLEQIAMTTSSRRGAPPAAVSSVKNLPLLVISKEHLKHDNISCAICKDFLHVSVEVNQLPCLHLYHPSCIMPWLSTRNSCPLCRYELPTDDRDYEEGKRSSINTAEVQVVGANLEFRTSQGEELNNIDSAVNNSNNSGRHDGIRSWVFVAAPIVGLAGIALMLWFGSPRCDQRVPGGQAADRRQLDAHIADALNQRENRSRRWW from the exons AT GGCGTTGccaagaggaagaagaacaaggcATGGTAGTTCAGAGTCTCTTGAAAGTCGTTTTTCGCAGGAATTCTCCCATATGATTAACTTGGTGAGGCAAAGTCAGTCGAGTATCTCTAGCTACGGGGATCGGTATGCAGATGGTTCTAATGCTACTTATGCTACGCAGGACTCGAGTTTGCTTATGAGCCCCAATCAATCTAGAAGATGGCATCGAGCAAACTCTGATTCTGAAAATGATGGTTTAGATAGTATTGACTCTATGTTTCGAGAGAGTGGATCAAATTTCAGTTTTGGGTCTTACAGACATTCTTATGGTgatattgattttgtttcgTACAGAACTTATGGGGGTGACTCGGACGCTTCCATGGATGGACGAAGTTCCTTGGACACAGATGTTTTCGTTTTTCCTGGTGATGGATTCAATGATACCGATATAGACATTGATCCTATGCGTGCTGGTGTCGGCGATTGGGACTTGAGTGATGAGGAGGAGGATCTTGGTGAATTAACAGAAGCTGACACAGAGCAAGATGCACTCGAAGTAGAATCTTCTCAAGCTAGGCCTCCACTTCAAGATTTTCAAGTTTCTAGTGCTTCTGGGAGAGTTAACTCTGGTAATTGGAATGAACAACTTTCTTCACCAGAATACGAACTCGAGCGAATCAGGAGGAATGGGCGATTTTATTCGAACATGAACTATTCACAGTCGGAATTACTATCTTTCGTTGAGAATTTTGGTGAATATCTTGACCAACAAGGCTTTGAACAACTTCTTGAGCAAATTGCCATGACAACCAGCTCAAGACGCGGAGCACCTCCTGCAGCTGTCTCTTCAGTGAAAAATCTCCCACTTTTGGTGATTTCTAAAGAACATTTGAAACATGACAATATATCCTGTGCAATTTGTAAGGATTTCTTACATGTGAGCGTCGAAGTGAATCAACTACCTTGCCTTCATCTCTACCACCCTTCCTGCATCATGCCGTGGTTGAGTACACGGAATTCGTGCCCCCTTTGTCGATATGAGCTTCCAACCGACGATCGAGATTACGAAGAGGGAAAGCGAAGTAGTATCAATACAGCAGAGGTCCAAGTAGTTGGAGCAAATCTAGAGTTTAGAACCAGCCAAGGAGAGGAGCTGAACAACATAGACTCTGCAGTTAATAACAGTAACAATTCAGGCAGACACGACGGTATAAGAAGTTGGGTGTTCGTGGCTGCTCCGATCGTTGGTCTTGCAGGTATAGCCCTGATGTTATGGTTTGGTAGCCCTCGGTGTGATCAAAGAGTACCCGGAGGCCAAGCTGCAGACAGAAGGCAACTTGATGCTCACATTGCTGATGCATTGAACCAAAGAGAGAACAGAAGCAGGAGATGGTGGTGA